Sequence from the Mycobacterium florentinum genome:
CAGACCGAACCGCGATGACCGAGCTGTTGTTCTCCTACGGCACCCTGCAACTGCCGGAGGTTCAGCGCGCGACCTTCGGGCGCGAGGTTCCCGGGCACTGCGACGCGATCGTCGGATACGACCTGGACTATGTGACGATCACCGACCCGCACGTGATCACGACCAGCGGCAGCGACCGCCATCCGATTTTGCGGCCCGCCGCGGGTGCCGGCGCGCACGTCGACGGGATGGTGTTCGAGATCAGCGCGACC
This genomic interval carries:
- a CDS encoding gamma-glutamylcyclotransferase family protein — protein: MTELLFSYGTLQLPEVQRATFGREVPGHCDAIVGYDLDYVTITDPHVITTSGSDRHPILRPAAGAGAHVDGMVFEISATELAAADEYEVHDYRRIAVPLRSGVTAWVYVFAG